The stretch of DNA GCTCGGCCATGCCGTGCCCGGAAACGTGCACCGGCCGTTCCGCGAGCAACGTGCCGGAGAAGACCCGCGCCAGCGACACGCGGCCCACGTAGGCGTCCACCGCGGTGTGCACGACCTCGGCGGCCAGCGGTCCGGACGGGTCCGGTCCGAGCCGCCGCGGATGGGCCCCGCGCGGGTCGGTGAACTCCGGGGGAGGGTGTTCGAGCGGAGAGGGGAACCCGCGCACGATGCCGTCCAGCAGCTCCGGCAGACCGACTCCCGTCGCGGTGCACACCGGCAGCACCGGGTGCAGGCCGCCGCGGGAGACCGCGGCCTCCAAGTCCGCGATCAGCGTGGGCTCGTCGATGTGCTCGCCTTCGAGGTAGCGCTCCATCAGCGACTCGTCCTCGCTCTCGGCGATGATCGCCTCGATCAGCTCGGCCCGCTCCCGCTCGACTTCCCGGGGCGAGCCGGTGCCGGACGTCGTCCCGGTGAGCACGCCGGTCAGGCCGGTGGCCGAGCCGTCCGCACCGCGCAGCGGCAGGTACAGCGGCAGCACACCGGCCCCGAACGCTTCCCGGCAGGACTCCAGCGCGGCCTCGGCGTCGGCGCGGTGCTGGTCCAGCCGGGACAGCACCACGGCGCGCGGCATCTCGACCTGCGCGCACTCGTGCCAGATCGCTCTGGTCGCCGCATCGACCCCCTCCGCGGCGGCGATCACGAACAATGCCGCGTCGGCGGCGCGCAACCCGGCCCGCAGCTCGCCGACGAAATCCGCGTAACCGGGCGTATCGATGAAGTTGATCTTGCATTCGCCGTGTTGCGCGGGCGCGACCGACAAGGCCACCGAACGCTGCTGCTCGATGGCCGCGCTGTCGTGGTCGCAGACCGTGGTGCCCTCCACTACCGAGCCGTTGCGCCCGATCGTGCCGGTGTGCGCCAGCAGCGCTTCGGCCAGCGTGGTCTTGCCGGATGCGGACGGGCCGACCAGCACCACGTTGCGGATCGAAGCGGGATCGGTGGGAGCCGGTGCGGCCTGCACTCCCGCGGCGCTCTGCTTGCTGCTCATCGCTGCCCCCTCACGACTCGGGTATGTGTCTCCGATCACACACCCGAGTGAGGGCGCGTGCAAGGTCGCTCACCACCGGCGATGCCCCGGCCGGGGAGAAGTGGACTACTGGGAAAGGCCATTAGTGGACCGTGGGAAAGGTCCAGTTGCCGCCTACCGTCGGACCGGGGACGGCCGTGCGGGCTTCCGGCCATCGCGGCTCGCCCGAACCCCGCAACCACTAGGGAAGGAACACGTTGACCGACACCGCAGCCACCGCGCAGGCCACCGGCACCGAAGGCGTGAAGCGGGGCATGGCCGAGATGCTCAAAGGCGGGGTGATCATGGACGTGGTGACCCCGGAGCAGGCGAAGATCGCCGAAGCCGCGGGTGCCGTGGCCGTCATGGCCCTGGAGCGGGTGCCCGCCGACATCCGGGCCCAGGGTGGTGTCGCCCGGATGTCCGACCCGGACATGATCCAAGGCATCGTCGAGTCCGTCTCCATCCCGGTGATGGCCAAGGCCCGCATCGGGCACTTCGTGGAAGCCCAGGTGCTGCAGTCGCTGGGCGTGGACTACATCGACGAGTCCGAGGTGCTGACCCCGGCCGACGAGGCGCTGCACATCGACAAGCAGCAGTTCACCGTGCCGTTCGTGTGCGGCGCGACCAACCTCGGCGAGGCGCTGCGGCGGCTGTCCGAAGGTGCGGCGATGATCCGTTCCAAGGGTGAGGCCGGCACCGGCAACGTCGTCGAGGCCACCCGGCACATGCGCTCCATCCGCGCCGAGATCCGCCGGTTGACGCAGCTCGACGCCGCGGAGCTGCACGAGGCCGCGAAGGAGCTGCGTGCGCCGTTCGCGCTGGTCCAGGAGGTGGCCGCGGCGGGCAAGCTGCCGGTGGTGCTGTTCACCGCCGGTGGCATCGCGACCCCGGCCGACGCGGCGATGATGCGCCAGCTCGGCGCGGAAGGCGTGTTCGTCGGCTCCGGGATCTTCAAGTCCGGCGACCCGGCCAAGCGGGCCGAGGCGATCGTCAAGGCCTGCACCTTCTACGACGACCCGGACGTGGTCGCCAAGGTCTCGCGCGGGCTCGGCGAGGCGATGGTCGGGCTGAACGTCGATTCGTTGCCCGAAGGCGAGCACTACGCGCAGCGCGGCTGGTGAGCGGCCCGGTCGAGTGATCACCTAGGAACGGAGACAGCGCGATGCCCGGGTGCGATAGCACGTCCGGCGCCTCGCCGGTGATCGGCGTCCTCGCCTTGCAAGGCGGCGTCGCCGAGCACCTGGCGGCGCTGGACCGCAGCGGCGCGGTGGCCAAGCCGATCCGCAGGCCCGAAGAGCTCGACGACGTGCACGGCGTGGTGTTGCCCGGCGGGGAATCCACCACCATGAGCAGGTTGTTGCACACCTTTGAACTGTTCGATCCGCTGCGGGAACGCTTGGCGGCCGGTCTTCCCGCCTACGGCTCGTGCGCGGGAATGGTGCTGCTGGCGGGCGAAGTCCTCGACCCGGGCGCGGACTCCGGGAAGGATCCGGCGGTCACGCCGTTCGGTGCGCTGGACGTCGCGGTGCGGCGCAACGCCTTCGGGCGGCAGGTCGATTCGTTCGAAGCGGAACTGGCCTTCACCGGCGTGGACGGGCCGGTCCACGCGGTGTTCATCCGCGCCCCATGGGTGGAGCGGGTCGGCCGAGCGGTGGACGTGCTCGCCGAGATCACCCCGCACGGCTCGGGCGTTGCCGGTGCCGCCGGTAGGATCGTCGCGGTTCAGCAGGGGCGCGTGCTCGCCACCAGCTTCCACCCGGAGCTGGTCCGCGGCGACGAGCGCGTGCACCGGCATTTCGTGCAGACCGTTCGCGCGGGCTGAGGCTCGTCGTCCGCCCGCGCGGTCGTGGAAAGACGGAGGAAACGATGAGCGGCCACTCCAAGTGGGCGACCACAAAGCACAAGAAGGCCGCCGTCGACGCCAAGCGCGGCAAGCTTTTCGCGAAGCTGATCAAGAACGTGGAGGTCGCCGCGCGGACCGGCGGGGGTGACCCGGAGGGCAATCCGACCCTCTACGACGCCATGCAGAAGGCCCGCAAGAACTCGGTGCCCACCGACAACATCGAGCGCGCGCGCAAGCGCGGAGCGGGCGAAGAAGCGGGTGGTGCCGACTGGCAGACCCTGATGTACGAGGGCTACGGCCCGAACGGGGTGGCGGTGCTGGTCGAGTGCCTCACCGACAACAAGAACCGCGCGGCGGGCGATGTGCGCACCGCGATGAACCGCAACGGCGGTTCGATGGCCGACGCAGGCTCGGTGTCGTACCTGTTCTCCCGCCGCGGCGTGCTGATCGTGCCGAAGAACGGCCTGACCGAGGACGACGTGCTGGGCGCGGTGCTGGAGGCGGGCGCCGAGGAGGTCAACGACCTCGGCGAGAGCTACGAGGTGCTGTGCCAGCCGACCGACCTGGTCGAGGTGCGCAAGGCGGTGCAGGCAGCCGAGATCGAGTACGACTCCTCGGAGCTGAGCTTCCTGGCATCGGTCAACGTGCCGCTGGACGCCGAAGGCGCGCGGAAGGTCTTCAAGCTGATCGATGCGTTGGAGGACTGCGACGACGTGCAGAACGTCTACGCGAACTTCGACGCGTCGGACGAGGTGATGGCCGAGGTCGGCTGACCCGGTTGCGGCCGCTGGAGGGCGCTCGGCTCTCCGGCGGTCCTCGGCGCTGGTTCAGGACGTACTTCGCTGATCGGTGACGCGGCACAGCGGCTCGTGCGCGTTCGGTCAAGGTCGCCCCCAGGGGCTCCCTCGGACGGGTGGTAGTCGGCAGAATGGCCGCCGTGGTCGAAACTGATGATCAGCTGCGCAGGTGGTTGGTGGACACCGCGGAGCAGCACGGCGCCGCGGTGCTGCACGTGGCGGCCGACGAAAGAGGGGCGTCGCACGCCTTCTCCGTCGGCGCGTGGCGGCGTTTCGGCAAGCCCGAGGTCGTCGTGATCGGCCTGCCGCGCGAAGTCGCGCACGCGGTGGTGAACAACTACGTGCAGCGGGTCGCCGCCCGCGAGCGGTTCGTGCCGGGGAAGCTCTACGCCGGGTTCCTGGAGGGCTGCCCGGTGACCTTCGAGCGGGTCGCCAAGGTGCACTACCCGGAGTACCTGGGCAGCGCTTTCACCGTGTACGGCGGCGCGGATTTCCCCGCGTTGCAGCTGGTCGCCGCGACGCCGGACGGCGCGTTCCCGTGGCAGGACGAGGCGCCGCAGGGCTTCGCCCAGTACCAGCCCGTGCTCACCGACAGCGGCCTGCCGGAATCCTGGACACCCGGCACCGACGGGCCCTGAGCCACCGGTTCCATCCGGTAGGGCGATCATCGGGTGTGTCGGACGCGGGCGAACCGGTCGTGACGCGTTAGAGTCTCGAACGAGTGTTCATGATCGTGTCGATGGCCGAGTTCGCCGGCGGGTCGGGCCCGCTGGCGGGCTGGGCCTGCTGACGGGTTCGGGCCTGCTGACGGGCCGTGCCGGAGGAGGGCGTCGTGCGCGTGCTGGGAGTCGACCCCGGGCTGACCCGGTGCGGGGTCGGGGTGGTCGACGGCGGGCGCAGCCGCAAGGCGTCCTGCGTCGCGGTCGGCGTGGTGCGCACCCCGGCGGAGGACGAACTTCCGGTGCGACTGCTGACCGTGTCCGAGGGCGTCGAGGAGTGGATCGACGCGCATCGTCCGGAGGTGGTGGCGATCGAGCGGGTCTTCAGCCAGCACAACGTGCGCACCGTGATGGGCACCGCGCAGGCCTCCGGAGTGATCGCGCTGGCCGCCGCCCGGCGCGGGCTGCCGGTCGTGTTCCACACCCCGAGCGAGGTGAAGGCCGCGATCAGCGGTTCCGGGCGCGCCGACAAGCGGCAGGTCACGCTCATGGTCACCAAAGTCCTCGGACTGGCCGAGCCGCCCAAGCCCGCTGATGCCGCGGACGCGCTCGCACTGGCCGTCTGCCACCTGTGGCGGGCGCCGATGAGCGCGAAGCTGGCCCAGGCCGAGGCCAAGGCGGCCGAGCTGGCCCGCGGTCACCGCAGGCGGCTGCAGGACGCGAAGCGGAGCGGGAAGGCCCAGCCGCGGCAGGAACCGCAGCAGCGCCGGGAGACCCAGCAGCGCGAAAAAACCCAGCAGCGCCGGGAAACCCAGCAGCGCCAGGCGATTGCGCCGCGCCAGGAGACCCGGCCACGACACGAGCCGCAGCCGGGGCAGGAGGCCGAGACCCGGTCCGGGCAGGATGCGCCGGCGGACCAGGAGTCCCGGCCGCTTCAGGAGTCGCAGCAGCAGGAGTCGCAGCAGCGCCGGGAATCCTTACCCCGCCAGAGCGCCGCGCCCCGCCGGGACTCCCAGCGGCAGCAGGACTCCCATCAACAGCACGATTCCGAACAACAGCACGACTTCCACCAGCAGCAGGACTTTCAGCAACCCCGGGACGTGCAAGGTTCCGCGGCCGGAACAGGAGAACCGACAGGATGATCGCTTCGCTGCGGGGACCGGTGCTCTCGGTCGGGCTGGACCACGCCGTGGTCGAAGTCGGCGGCGTCGGCTACGCGGTGCACGCCACCCCCGCCACGCTGGCCGGGCTGCGCCGCGGCGAGGAGGTGCGGCTGTCGACCTCGCTGATCGTGCGGGAGGACTCGCTGACGCTGTACGGGTTCGCCGACGCCGAGGCTCGAGACCTGTTCGGGCTGCTGCAGACCGCGTCCGGTGTCGGTCCGCGGCTGGCGCTGGCGGCGTTGGCGGTGCTGTCGCCGGAGCAGCTCTCGGACGCGCTCGCCGACGGCAACCTCACAGTGCTCACCCAGGTCCCGGGCATCGGCAAGAAGAGCGCCGAGCGCCTGGTCCTGGAGCTGCGGGACAAGGTGGGCGCGGTGGCCCCCGCATCGACCGAGAACGCGGGCGGTGCCGGGCAGGGCCGATTGCGCTCCGAGGTCACCGAGGCGCTGGTCGGGCTCGGCTTCTCGGCCAAGCAGGCGGACCAGAGCGTCGAGTCGGTGCTCGCCGCGGACGGCGCCGCCGCCGACACCTCGGCGGTGCTGCGCAAGGCGCTGGCCGAACTGGGGCCGAAGTGATGCCGGGGCCGGGCGCGCGGCCGCGGCCGACGGTGCGGGCGGACTGATGCACGAGGACGAAACCCCTGGCAGCGCGCCCGGCGAAGGGCCGCTGACCCCGCACCAAGAACCCACCGAACGCGATCTCGAAACGACCTTGCGGCCGCGCAAGCTCGACGAGTTCGTCGGCCAACCGCGGGTGCGCGAACAGCTCCAACTGGTGCTGCGCGGTGCGATCAACCGCGGCGAGCAGCCCGACCACGTGCTGTTCTCCGGTCCGCCGGGGCTGGGCAAGACCAGCCTCGCGATGATCATGGCCAGCGAGCTGGACGCCTCGATCCGGGTGACCTCCGGCCCGGCGCTGGAACGTCCCGGCGACCTCGCGGCGATGCTGTCCAACCTCGCCGAGGGCGACGTGCTGTTCATCGACGAGATCCACCGCATCGCCCGGCCCGCCGAGGAGATGCTGTACCTGGCGATGGAGGACTACCGGGTGGACGTGGTGGTCGGCAAAGGACCCGGCGCCACCAGCATCCCGCTGGAGATCGCTCCGTTCACGCTGGTCGGGGCCACCACCAGGTCCGGCACGCTGACCGGCCCGCTGCGCGACCGCTTCGGCTTCACCGCGCACATGGAGTTCTACTCGCCGGAGGAACTGGATCTGGTGGTGCGCCGATCCGCCGAGATCCTCGGCATCGACCTGCGCCCGGACGGTGCCACCGAGATCGCCGGCCGCTCGCGCGGCACTCCAAGGATCGCCAACCGGTTGCTGCGCCGGGTGCGCGACTACGCCGAGGTGCGCGCCGACGGCGCGGTGACGCACGAAGTCGCACGGGCCGCGCTGGAGGTCTACGACGTCGACGAACTCGGCCTGGACCGGCTCGACCGCGCCGTGCTCTCGGCCTTGGTCCGCTCGTTCCACGGCGGACCGGTCGGCGTCACCACGCTGGCGGTCGCGGTGGGCGAGGAGCCGAGCACGGTCGAGGAAGTCTGCGAGCCGTACCTGGTTCGTGCCGGAATGCTCGCCCGCACCCCGCGCGGCCGGATGGCCACGGTCGCGGCCTGGCAGCACGTCGGGCTGACGCCGCCGCAGAACGCCCCCGGTGAGACGCAGGCGGCGCTGTTCGACGCCGCCGAGGAATAGCCTGGTGACCTCCTGGGCGAACCGAGTCGCTGGGCACCGCTGACCGTCGAGATCGCGCTGCCCGGTTCGCCGGGAGCGCGCGCTGATCGGCGTCCGGCCGAGATCGACGGGCTGTGAAAGTTGCCACCCCGGCACCGGTATGCTCACGCCCGCTGACGACCCCGGTGGAGCTTGCCGCAACGCTCGCCATCTCGGCGGCTCCGCGTGCACGCGGTCGGTCGAGTCCGGCGATCCGCAGGCGGCGGCGTCCTGCTCGACGCGGCTGGCACACTGGTAACCGCACATCCGAACAATTCGGGCGCCCAGGTCGAGGGCCGGGCGGTTTCTGCGGCGCCCGCCGAACGGAGCATGATGGATCCTCAACTGTTGCTGCCCCTGCTGATCGTGCTGTTCGCGGTCATGTTCTACATGCAGATCCGCAGGCAGAAGAAGGCGAACCAGGAGCAGCAGAAGCTGCAGAACTCGCTGACCGCCGGAGACCGCGTGATGACCACGTCCGGCCTGTTCGGCACCGTGGTCTCGACCGCGGACAACAGCGTGGACCTGGAGATCTCGCCCGGCGTGGTCACCACCTGGCTGTCCGCCGCGATCCGGGAGAAGGTCGACACCGAGCAGGACTCCGACGGCGAGCAGGCCGCCGCGGACACGGCCGAGGACGACACCGCGGAGGCTTCCGAGGAGTCCAAGGCCGCCAAGACCGGCGAGGCCGAAAGCACCGAGTCCAAGACCGAGACTGCGAAGGCCGAGACCACCGAGTCCGAGACCGGCGAGGTCAAGACGACCGAGTCCGGGGCCGAGGTCGCCGAGCCGATCGAGAAGCAGAAGACCAGCTGAGGCGCTGCCCGGCACCGGGCGCACCGGTGCCGGGACGCACGCAACCCGCCTTCGGGCGGGTACTGGCGCGCTGCGGATGGGTGCGGGCTTCTCGAAGTCCCACCCGGTCCCGCGCGGTGCCGATCGAACCGGCCACTGCAATTCCACGGCAGTCACGAGCAATTCGGCGCACCGGCGTGGGCGAACCGTCTTCGCACGTCGTGCCGCCGCGCCCCCGGCGAACTCCGCCGCGGTGCCCGGCTGGCAGACTGAACGGGGAATTCACGCAGTTCCATCGGTGCGCGTGCACGTCTCGAAAGCGCGTACCGTGATCATCGGTCCCGTCGCGGCGCGGCGGAATCGATCGTGTTCGTAGACCGTGGACAGGAGACCGACGCACCGTGGCACCTCCGGCCGGGCAGCTCCGCCCAGGGCGTTATCTACTCATCTTCTTGCTGGTCGTCGGCGCGCTGTACTCGCTGGTGTTCCTGACCGGGGACCAGAAGCCGACGCCGAAGCTGGGCATCGACCTGCAGGGCGGCACTCGCGTGACGCTGACCGCGCGCACGCCCACCGGGCAGCCACCGCCCAAGGAATCCCTGGACCAGGCCCGCCAGATCATCGAGACGCGGGTCAACGGCATGGGCATCAGCGGCTCCGAGGTCAGCCAGGACGGCTCGAACCTGGTGATCACGGTGCCGGGCTCCGGTGGTGAGGACGCCAAGCAGCTCGGCCAGACCGCGGAACTGAACTTCCGCAAGGTCGCGCAGGCGGTCCCGAACACGCCCGCGCCGCCGCCCGGCGGGCCCGCGGGCACCACGCCGCAGGCCGCGCACGCGCAGCAGCAGCCGCCGCCGGGCGGTGAGCAGGCCGCCATCGAGGAGGCCAAGCGCACCCGGCAGAGCACCGACCCGGCCGTGCAGATGCAGGCGCTGCAAAGCCTGGACTGCAACGCCGAGGACCCGCTGCGCGGCAACGACGACCCCGCGCTCCCGCTGGTGGCCTGCGACCAGGCGAAGCAGCAGAAGTACGTGCTGGAGCCGGTCTTCCTGCCGGGCAAGGAAGTCGAGACCGCATCGG from Saccharopolyspora sp. SCSIO 74807 encodes:
- a CDS encoding elongation factor G-like protein EF-G2 — its product is MSSKQSAAGVQAAPAPTDPASIRNVVLVGPSASGKTTLAEALLAHTGTIGRNGSVVEGTTVCDHDSAAIEQQRSVALSVAPAQHGECKINFIDTPGYADFVGELRAGLRAADAALFVIAAAEGVDAATRAIWHECAQVEMPRAVVLSRLDQHRADAEAALESCREAFGAGVLPLYLPLRGADGSATGLTGVLTGTTSGTGSPREVERERAELIEAIIAESEDESLMERYLEGEHIDEPTLIADLEAAVSRGGLHPVLPVCTATGVGLPELLDGIVRGFPSPLEHPPPEFTDPRGAHPRRLGPDPSGPLAAEVVHTAVDAYVGRVSLARVFSGTLLAERPVHVSGHGMAERGHPDHDEDERVAHVYSPLGSGLREVPRCVAGDLCALTKVGSAETGDTLSDPADPLLMSPWPMPEPLLPVAVTARTRNDENALARNLNRLVAADPSLRLERDTETHQLVLWCMGEAHADVMLQRLREGGAEVDTEPVRVALRQTFGQAAKGHGKHVKQSGGHGQYAVCDIEVEPLPRGSGIEFLDRVVGGAIPKQFITSVEKGVRAQVERGLEEGRPLVDLRITLVDGKAHSVDSSDAAFQTAGSLALRAAAEQAGLVTLEPVDAVAVYIPDDHLGAILGDLSSRRGKVVGTEPEDTGWTVVHAHVPSSELTRYTINVRSLSSGSASFTRHFERYDPMPTP
- the pdxS gene encoding pyridoxal 5'-phosphate synthase lyase subunit PdxS, translated to MTDTAATAQATGTEGVKRGMAEMLKGGVIMDVVTPEQAKIAEAAGAVAVMALERVPADIRAQGGVARMSDPDMIQGIVESVSIPVMAKARIGHFVEAQVLQSLGVDYIDESEVLTPADEALHIDKQQFTVPFVCGATNLGEALRRLSEGAAMIRSKGEAGTGNVVEATRHMRSIRAEIRRLTQLDAAELHEAAKELRAPFALVQEVAAAGKLPVVLFTAGGIATPADAAMMRQLGAEGVFVGSGIFKSGDPAKRAEAIVKACTFYDDPDVVAKVSRGLGEAMVGLNVDSLPEGEHYAQRGW
- the pdxT gene encoding pyridoxal 5'-phosphate synthase glutaminase subunit PdxT yields the protein MPGCDSTSGASPVIGVLALQGGVAEHLAALDRSGAVAKPIRRPEELDDVHGVVLPGGESTTMSRLLHTFELFDPLRERLAAGLPAYGSCAGMVLLAGEVLDPGADSGKDPAVTPFGALDVAVRRNAFGRQVDSFEAELAFTGVDGPVHAVFIRAPWVERVGRAVDVLAEITPHGSGVAGAAGRIVAVQQGRVLATSFHPELVRGDERVHRHFVQTVRAG
- a CDS encoding YebC/PmpR family DNA-binding transcriptional regulator, coding for MSGHSKWATTKHKKAAVDAKRGKLFAKLIKNVEVAARTGGGDPEGNPTLYDAMQKARKNSVPTDNIERARKRGAGEEAGGADWQTLMYEGYGPNGVAVLVECLTDNKNRAAGDVRTAMNRNGGSMADAGSVSYLFSRRGVLIVPKNGLTEDDVLGAVLEAGAEEVNDLGESYEVLCQPTDLVEVRKAVQAAEIEYDSSELSFLASVNVPLDAEGARKVFKLIDALEDCDDVQNVYANFDASDEVMAEVG
- a CDS encoding DUF4262 domain-containing protein; protein product: MAAVVETDDQLRRWLVDTAEQHGAAVLHVAADERGASHAFSVGAWRRFGKPEVVVIGLPREVAHAVVNNYVQRVAARERFVPGKLYAGFLEGCPVTFERVAKVHYPEYLGSAFTVYGGADFPALQLVAATPDGAFPWQDEAPQGFAQYQPVLTDSGLPESWTPGTDGP
- the ruvA gene encoding Holliday junction branch migration protein RuvA, whose protein sequence is MIASLRGPVLSVGLDHAVVEVGGVGYAVHATPATLAGLRRGEEVRLSTSLIVREDSLTLYGFADAEARDLFGLLQTASGVGPRLALAALAVLSPEQLSDALADGNLTVLTQVPGIGKKSAERLVLELRDKVGAVAPASTENAGGAGQGRLRSEVTEALVGLGFSAKQADQSVESVLAADGAAADTSAVLRKALAELGPK
- the ruvB gene encoding Holliday junction branch migration DNA helicase RuvB, with amino-acid sequence MHEDETPGSAPGEGPLTPHQEPTERDLETTLRPRKLDEFVGQPRVREQLQLVLRGAINRGEQPDHVLFSGPPGLGKTSLAMIMASELDASIRVTSGPALERPGDLAAMLSNLAEGDVLFIDEIHRIARPAEEMLYLAMEDYRVDVVVGKGPGATSIPLEIAPFTLVGATTRSGTLTGPLRDRFGFTAHMEFYSPEELDLVVRRSAEILGIDLRPDGATEIAGRSRGTPRIANRLLRRVRDYAEVRADGAVTHEVARAALEVYDVDELGLDRLDRAVLSALVRSFHGGPVGVTTLAVAVGEEPSTVEEVCEPYLVRAGMLARTPRGRMATVAAWQHVGLTPPQNAPGETQAALFDAAEE
- the yajC gene encoding preprotein translocase subunit YajC, encoding MDPQLLLPLLIVLFAVMFYMQIRRQKKANQEQQKLQNSLTAGDRVMTTSGLFGTVVSTADNSVDLEISPGVVTTWLSAAIREKVDTEQDSDGEQAAADTAEDDTAEASEESKAAKTGEAESTESKTETAKAETTESETGEVKTTESGAEVAEPIEKQKTS